A region from the Meiothermus sp. Pnk-1 genome encodes:
- a CDS encoding response regulator transcription factor, translating into MALVLVVEDEPEIAEILEGYLRRDGYRTERAVDGKAALGLYRAAKPDLVLLDIQLPELDGLEVLRRIRADGNTPVILVTARSEDLDKLLGLELGADDYITKPFSPREVVARVKAVLRRVSSWEGPAAVLRAGPLEIDTERVLARVGATRLELTPTEFRLLETLARTPGRAFTRQELLEAALPDSDALERVVDVHLKNLRKKLEAAGATGLLETVRGVGYRLWVE; encoded by the coding sequence ATGGCGCTGGTCCTGGTGGTCGAGGACGAACCCGAGATCGCGGAGATCCTGGAGGGCTACTTGCGCCGCGATGGCTATCGCACTGAGCGGGCTGTCGATGGCAAGGCGGCGCTAGGCTTATACCGCGCGGCTAAACCAGACCTGGTGCTATTGGATATCCAGCTACCAGAGCTGGATGGACTCGAAGTACTCCGCCGCATCCGCGCGGACGGCAATACCCCGGTGATCTTGGTGACGGCCCGCTCGGAAGATCTGGACAAGCTCTTGGGCCTCGAGCTGGGCGCCGATGACTACATCACCAAACCCTTCAGCCCGCGCGAGGTGGTGGCCCGGGTCAAGGCGGTGCTGCGCCGGGTGAGCTCCTGGGAGGGCCCGGCTGCGGTGCTGCGGGCGGGACCCCTGGAAATAGATACCGAGCGGGTACTAGCCCGCGTCGGCGCCACCCGGCTTGAGCTTACCCCCACCGAGTTTCGGTTGCTCGAGACCTTGGCCCGCACCCCTGGTCGGGCCTTTACTCGCCAGGAACTTTTGGAAGCCGCCCTGCCCGATTCGGATGCCCTTGAGCGGGTGGTAGACGTGCACCTCAAAAACCTGCGCAAGAAGCTGGAGGCTGCTGGAGCCACCGGGCTTTTGGAGACGGTGCGGGGAGTGGGCTACCGGCTGTGGGTAGAGTAG
- a CDS encoding cell wall metabolism sensor histidine kinase WalK, giving the protein MQWFDRIEVRLIGLIVLVVAATNLITLGISIYSTQRNIRELPRELRDVLQTERGEGAALPWVVSKRINGLLHPGTEVVVRLETPMDSSQDRVFWLRVPGSDPQPIRIAQMPPSPRPDFRTRLQQSLLIATLASSVLGILLALIFARRLARPIEAVSAAATRLASGDLSARIPTPKGHDETALLARNFNRMAEALEKLEAERKALIADIAHELRTPLTIMQGRLEAIQDGIAALEMREIDRLHNQTQLLSRLVEDLRTLSLADAGRLTLERRPLDLRGVVRNAVAGFQGQAQLKGIKLQVNLPPSPLEVEADPDRLTQIVSNLLHNALTHTPSGGTITVGVEAKGKEIAVQVVDTGPGIPEEALPKIFDRFFRAEASRSRQTGGSGLGLSIVKALVELHGGQVEARNRSSGGAEFCFVLPKLEAKG; this is encoded by the coding sequence ATGCAGTGGTTTGACCGTATCGAGGTTCGTCTAATTGGCCTCATCGTATTGGTGGTGGCGGCGACCAACCTGATCACCTTGGGGATTAGCATCTACTCGACCCAGCGCAACATCCGCGAGCTGCCGCGGGAACTGCGCGACGTGTTACAGACGGAACGCGGCGAGGGGGCGGCGCTGCCTTGGGTGGTCTCCAAGCGGATCAACGGGTTGTTGCACCCCGGTACGGAGGTAGTGGTTCGCCTCGAGACGCCTATGGACAGTTCGCAGGATCGGGTTTTTTGGCTACGCGTACCGGGCAGCGACCCCCAGCCCATCCGGATCGCGCAGATGCCGCCCTCCCCCCGGCCCGACTTTCGCACCCGCTTACAGCAGAGCCTGTTGATCGCTACTTTGGCCTCGAGCGTGCTGGGGATTCTGCTGGCGTTGATCTTTGCTCGCCGCCTGGCTCGGCCCATCGAAGCGGTTTCGGCGGCGGCTACGCGGCTGGCGAGCGGTGACCTCTCTGCCCGTATTCCCACGCCCAAAGGCCACGACGAGACCGCCCTGTTGGCGCGCAACTTCAACCGCATGGCGGAGGCGTTAGAGAAGCTCGAGGCCGAGCGCAAAGCCCTCATTGCGGACATCGCTCACGAACTGCGCACCCCCCTCACCATCATGCAAGGGCGTCTCGAGGCCATTCAGGACGGGATAGCCGCGTTGGAGATGCGCGAGATTGACCGATTGCACAACCAAACCCAGCTCCTTTCCCGGTTGGTGGAGGATTTGCGCACCCTATCGCTGGCCGATGCCGGAAGGCTTACCCTCGAGCGCCGCCCGCTTGACCTGCGAGGGGTGGTGCGCAACGCGGTGGCTGGTTTCCAAGGCCAGGCCCAGCTCAAGGGGATCAAGCTTCAGGTGAACCTCCCGCCTTCGCCGTTGGAGGTCGAAGCCGATCCCGACCGCCTTACTCAGATCGTCAGCAACCTCCTGCATAACGCCCTGACCCATACCCCCAGCGGCGGGACCATCACCGTGGGGGTAGAGGCCAAGGGCAAGGAGATTGCTGTGCAGGTCGTCGATACCGGGCCGGGTATCCCTGAGGAAGCTTTACCTAAGATCTTCGACCGGTTTTTCCGGGCCGAGGCTTCGCGCTCGCGCCAAACCGGCGGCAGTGGGTTGGGCCTCTCGATTGTCAAGGCGCTGGTAGAACTCCACGGGGGACAGGTTGAGGCCAGAAACCGGAGCTCCGGCGGCGCCGAGTTCTGCTTTGTGCTTCCGAAGCTGGAAGCCAAAGGCTGA
- a CDS encoding HAD family hydrolase, translating to MKRAVLFDVGDTLILGHPKLWLWPLLLERGLTPDTSRLREAIAAAYAEYNRRHLEAKSPESALPVWRTFHRRLLEGLGLQDHAEEISGYLAENWQNPKVWPITPGAVEVLTELKKRGYKLGVVSNWDGLLPGVLKAVGLAPYFDYVAASALEGVAKPDPRIFQVALHKLGVAPEEAVHIGDSQDDVAGAEAAGVTPLLFDAYRQNPQAIHDLREVLERV from the coding sequence ATGAAGCGCGCCGTACTTTTCGACGTGGGAGATACCTTGATCCTGGGCCACCCCAAGCTCTGGCTGTGGCCGCTGTTGCTCGAGCGCGGCTTGACCCCCGACACCTCCCGGCTGCGCGAAGCCATCGCCGCGGCCTATGCCGAGTACAACCGCCGCCATCTGGAAGCCAAAAGCCCTGAATCGGCCCTGCCCGTCTGGCGCACCTTTCATCGGCGGCTTTTGGAAGGGTTGGGGCTGCAAGACCACGCCGAGGAGATCAGCGGCTACCTGGCGGAGAACTGGCAAAACCCCAAGGTCTGGCCGATCACGCCGGGGGCGGTAGAGGTGCTCACCGAACTCAAAAAACGGGGATACAAGCTAGGGGTGGTCTCCAACTGGGACGGGCTGCTGCCAGGGGTGCTGAAGGCGGTGGGCTTGGCCCCTTACTTCGACTACGTGGCGGCTTCGGCTTTGGAAGGGGTGGCCAAGCCCGACCCGCGCATCTTCCAGGTGGCGCTGCACAAGCTGGGGGTGGCCCCCGAGGAGGCCGTGCACATCGGAGATTCCCAGGACGACGTGGCGGGGGCCGAAGCGGCGGGGGTCACCCCGCTTTTGTTCGATGCCTACCGGCAGAACCCCCAGGCCATCCACGATTTGCGCGAGGTGCTGGAACGGGTCTAG
- a CDS encoding carboxymuconolactone decarboxylase family protein, translating into MSVRKAIWGEHLEAIEQNLSEVDPDLYGYIRDFAYEEVLAREGLDLKTRELLAITSLIGLGAPKELATHLEGALRNGATEREIRETIIQSAVFVGFPRALGAMKMFHATLRKLLSEGR; encoded by the coding sequence ATGAGCGTGCGCAAAGCGATCTGGGGGGAGCACCTGGAGGCCATCGAGCAGAACCTGTCCGAGGTGGACCCCGACCTCTACGGCTACATCCGCGACTTCGCCTACGAAGAGGTGCTGGCCCGGGAGGGCCTCGACCTAAAGACCCGCGAACTGCTGGCCATCACCAGCCTAATCGGGCTAGGGGCTCCCAAAGAACTCGCTACCCACCTCGAGGGGGCCCTCCGCAACGGGGCTACCGAGCGGGAGATCCGCGAAACCATCATTCAATCCGCCGTGTTCGTGGGGTTTCCCAGGGCGTTGGGGGCTATGAAGATGTTTCATGCCACCCTACGCAAGCTTCTTTCCGAAGGACGATGA
- a CDS encoding 8-oxo-dGTP diphosphatase — protein MTLCAEVFVLDRPRQRILLGRKKRGLGVGRYQGFGGKLEPGETLLRCAVRELWEESRLEAQEHNLWYMAHLLFVFPGKPQWSQEVHVFRLEHWEGEPQETEEMRPEWFDLKTLPLTQMWDDVKYWLPQALEGARPKLRFVYTTDGQQVERVEKLVDPS, from the coding sequence ATGACCCTCTGCGCCGAGGTGTTCGTGTTGGACCGCCCCCGGCAGCGCATTCTGCTGGGGCGGAAGAAGCGCGGGTTGGGGGTGGGTCGGTACCAGGGTTTTGGGGGCAAGCTCGAGCCGGGAGAGACCTTGCTTCGGTGTGCGGTGCGCGAGCTTTGGGAAGAATCAAGGCTTGAAGCCCAGGAGCACAACCTGTGGTACATGGCGCACCTGCTCTTCGTCTTTCCCGGCAAACCCCAGTGGAGCCAGGAGGTGCATGTGTTTCGGCTCGAGCACTGGGAGGGCGAGCCGCAGGAAACCGAGGAAATGCGCCCGGAGTGGTTCGACCTAAAAACCTTGCCCCTCACCCAGATGTGGGACGACGTGAAATACTGGCTGCCCCAGGCCCTGGAGGGAGCTAGGCCCAAGCTGCGCTTCGTCTACACCACCGATGGCCAGCAAGTGGAGCGAGTAGAAAAACTCGTAGACCCCAGCTGA
- a CDS encoding cold-shock protein — protein MKTGTVKWFNAEKGYGFIAQEDGPDVFVHYSAIEADGFRTLQEGQRVQFEVEPGKNGKGPQAAKVRPA, from the coding sequence ATGAAGACAGGCACCGTGAAGTGGTTTAATGCTGAAAAGGGCTACGGGTTCATTGCGCAGGAAGACGGCCCTGACGTATTTGTTCACTATAGCGCCATTGAAGCCGATGGCTTCCGTACCCTCCAGGAGGGGCAGCGGGTACAGTTTGAAGTCGAGCCGGGCAAGAACGGCAAAGGCCCCCAGGCGGCCAAGGTTCGCCCTGCTTAA